One Pseudomonas entomophila genomic window carries:
- a CDS encoding alpha/beta fold hydrolase produces the protein MSTLSWIRGVNGTLGHLVPEHVAGKMRRAFMTPRTLPPKPWELPLLARAERITLRFGLSALRWGQGPTVLLMHGWEGRPTQFAALIETLVDAGYTVVSLEGPGHGHSPGNQAHVVLFARALLEAAAELPPLRAVVGHSMGGASLMLALQWGLRTEAAVSIAAPAQLLGVLRGFARHLGLPARARAAFIRQVERDVGIQVARLDVSGYQLDLPGLVVHAQDDTLVSASEAPLIHKAWFDSRLLMLEEGGHLRVLADPRLGQAVLELLARSTQRVRQSA, from the coding sequence ATGAGTACTCTGAGCTGGATTCGTGGTGTCAATGGCACCCTTGGCCACCTGGTCCCCGAGCATGTCGCCGGCAAGATGCGCCGGGCCTTCATGACCCCGCGCACACTGCCGCCCAAGCCTTGGGAGCTGCCGTTGCTGGCGCGGGCCGAGCGCATCACCTTGCGCTTCGGGCTGTCGGCGCTGCGTTGGGGCCAGGGGCCGACCGTGCTGCTGATGCACGGTTGGGAAGGGCGGCCGACCCAGTTCGCCGCCTTGATCGAGACCCTGGTCGACGCCGGTTACACCGTGGTTTCACTGGAGGGGCCGGGCCATGGTCATTCGCCGGGCAACCAGGCCCATGTGGTGCTGTTTGCCCGCGCATTGCTCGAAGCTGCCGCCGAACTGCCACCCTTGCGCGCGGTGGTCGGCCATTCCATGGGCGGCGCCAGCCTGATGCTGGCCTTGCAATGGGGTTTGCGTACGGAGGCGGCGGTGAGCATCGCCGCGCCGGCCCAATTGCTGGGCGTGCTGCGCGGTTTTGCCCGGCATCTGGGTTTGCCGGCACGGGCGCGGGCGGCGTTCATTCGCCAGGTGGAGCGGGATGTCGGCATTCAGGTGGCGCGCCTGGATGTCAGTGGTTACCAGCTGGACCTGCCGGGTCTGGTGGTGCATGCCCAGGACGATACCCTGGTGTCGGCCAGCGAGGCGCCGCTCATCCACAAGGCCTGGTTCGATAGCCGCCTGCTGATGCTGGAGGAGGGCGGCCACCTGCGGGTGCTGGCCGACCCGCGCCTGGGCCAGGCGGTGCTGGAGCTGCTGGCGCGCTCCACCCAGCGCGTGCGGCAAAGCGCCTGA
- a CDS encoding tRNA dihydrouridine synthase, whose amino-acid sequence MQIALAPMEGLVDNILRDVLTRVGGIDWCVTEFIRVCDRLLPESSFDKLAPELRRGARTAAGVPMRVQLLGSDPVCLAENAVLACELGAPVIDLNFGCPAKTVNKSRGGAVLLKEPELLHAIVREVRRQVPAHIPVTAKMRLGFETPDGALDCATALAEGGAEHLVVHARTKVEGYKPPAHWEWVARVQDVVKVPVFANGEIWTVEDWRRCREVSGATDIMLGRGLVSRPDLALQIAAARDGVEYQPMTWDDLLPLLREFWRQAQDKLSPRYAPGRMKQWLAMLTRSYPEAVVLFAELRREDDCQRISRLLGCEAQVFEECVA is encoded by the coding sequence ATGCAAATTGCCCTGGCCCCGATGGAGGGGCTGGTCGACAACATCCTGCGCGACGTCCTGACCCGGGTGGGGGGCATCGACTGGTGCGTCACCGAGTTCATCCGCGTCTGCGACCGCCTGTTGCCGGAGTCTTCGTTCGACAAGCTCGCACCTGAACTGCGCCGGGGCGCGCGCACCGCGGCAGGCGTGCCGATGCGTGTGCAATTGCTTGGTTCGGACCCGGTATGCCTGGCCGAGAACGCGGTGCTGGCCTGCGAGCTGGGTGCGCCGGTGATCGACCTGAACTTCGGCTGCCCGGCCAAGACCGTGAACAAGTCCCGTGGCGGGGCGGTGTTGCTCAAGGAGCCTGAACTGCTGCACGCCATCGTGCGCGAGGTGCGCCGCCAGGTGCCGGCGCATATCCCGGTGACCGCCAAGATGCGCCTGGGCTTCGAAACCCCGGATGGCGCCCTGGATTGCGCCACGGCCCTGGCCGAGGGCGGCGCCGAGCATCTTGTGGTGCATGCCCGGACCAAGGTCGAGGGCTACAAGCCGCCGGCGCATTGGGAGTGGGTGGCGCGGGTGCAGGACGTGGTCAAGGTGCCGGTGTTCGCCAATGGCGAGATCTGGACTGTCGAGGACTGGCGGCGCTGCCGCGAGGTCAGTGGCGCCACGGACATCATGCTGGGGCGCGGGTTGGTTTCCCGGCCGGACCTGGCGTTGCAGATCGCGGCGGCCCGTGATGGCGTGGAGTACCAGCCGATGACGTGGGACGACCTGTTGCCGCTGTTGCGCGAGTTCTGGCGCCAGGCCCAGGACAAGCTGTCGCCGCGCTATGCGCCGGGGCGGATGAAGCAGTGGCTGGCGATGCTCACCCGCAGCTACCCCGAGGCGGTGGTGCTGTTTGCCGAACTGCGCCGCGAGGATGATTGTCAGCGGATCAGTCGGTTGCTGGGTTGTGAAGCGCAGGTCTTCGAGGAATGCGTTGCCTGA
- a CDS encoding TetR/AcrR family transcriptional regulator — protein MSDKKSKTRERILEAARSALIQHGPADPSVSQVMGAAGLTVGGFYAHFDSKDELMLEAFRQLLGERRGLLAKVDPSLDGAERRALAAAFYLSRKHRDAEVQACPIPSAMGEMQRLPPAFREVLAEHIELMTAQMVDRPEDIDKALADFALMVGGLAVARALGPGELSDRILRAAKSAVI, from the coding sequence ATGAGCGACAAGAAGAGCAAGACCCGCGAGCGGATTCTCGAAGCCGCCCGCAGCGCCTTGATCCAGCATGGCCCGGCCGACCCGAGTGTCAGCCAGGTGATGGGCGCTGCAGGTCTGACGGTGGGGGGCTTCTACGCCCACTTCGACAGCAAGGACGAGCTCATGCTCGAGGCGTTCCGCCAGTTGCTGGGCGAGCGTCGTGGGTTGCTGGCCAAGGTCGACCCAAGCCTGGATGGCGCCGAGCGCCGTGCACTGGCGGCTGCCTTCTACCTGTCGCGCAAGCATCGCGACGCCGAGGTGCAGGCCTGCCCGATCCCCAGCGCGATGGGTGAAATGCAACGCTTGCCGCCAGCGTTCCGCGAGGTGCTGGCCGAACATATCGAGCTGATGACCGCGCAAATGGTCGATCGCCCCGAGGACATCGACAAGGCCCTGGCCGACTTCGCCCTGATGGTAGGTGGCCTGGCCGTGGCCAGGGCGCTCGGGCCGGGTGAGCTGTCCGACCGTATCCTGCGTGCCGCCAAGTCGGCGGTGATCTGA
- the gltX gene encoding glutamate--tRNA ligase: MTTVRTRIAPSPTGDPHVGTAYIALFNYCFAKQHGGEFILRIEDTDQLRSTRESEQQIFDALRWLGIEWNEGPDVGGPHGPYRQSERGEIYAKYAKELVDAGHAFYCFCTAEELEQMRAEQMARGETPRYDGRALLLSDEEVQRRLAAGEPHVIRMKVPSEGICVVPDMLRGDVEIPWDRMDMQVLMKNDGLPTYFLANVVDDHLMGITHVLRGEEWLPSAPKLIKLYEYFGWEQPKLCYMPLLRNPDKSKLSKRKNPTSVTFYERMGFMPEAMLNYLGRMGWSMPDEREKFSLAEMVEHFDLSRISLGGPIFDIEKLSWLNGQWLRELPVEEFAARVQKWAFNSDYMMKIAPHVQGRVETFSQVAPLGGFFFEGALKLDAKLFESKKLSADQVRQVMQLILWKLESLRQWEKDRITGCIQAVVESLELKLRDAMPLMFAAITGQASSVSVLDAMEILGPDLTRYRLRQAIDLLGGVSKKENKEWEKLLANIA; the protein is encoded by the coding sequence ATGACCACCGTTCGCACGCGTATCGCGCCATCGCCCACTGGCGACCCCCATGTCGGCACCGCCTACATCGCCCTGTTCAACTACTGCTTTGCCAAGCAGCACGGCGGTGAGTTCATCCTGCGGATCGAAGACACCGACCAGTTGCGCTCCACTCGCGAGTCGGAGCAGCAGATCTTCGACGCCCTGCGTTGGCTCGGCATCGAGTGGAACGAAGGCCCCGACGTCGGCGGCCCGCACGGTCCGTACCGGCAGAGCGAGCGTGGCGAGATCTACGCCAAGTACGCCAAGGAACTGGTCGACGCCGGCCATGCCTTCTACTGCTTCTGCACCGCCGAAGAGCTGGAGCAGATGCGCGCCGAGCAGATGGCCCGTGGCGAAACCCCGCGCTATGACGGTCGCGCGCTGCTGCTGAGCGACGAGGAAGTGCAGCGTCGCCTGGCTGCTGGCGAACCGCACGTGATCCGCATGAAGGTGCCGAGCGAAGGCATCTGCGTGGTGCCGGACATGCTCCGTGGCGATGTCGAGATCCCATGGGACCGCATGGACATGCAGGTGCTGATGAAGAACGACGGCCTGCCGACGTACTTCCTGGCCAATGTGGTCGACGACCACCTGATGGGCATCACCCACGTGCTGCGCGGTGAAGAGTGGCTGCCGTCGGCGCCCAAGCTGATCAAGTTGTACGAGTATTTCGGTTGGGAGCAGCCCAAGCTGTGCTACATGCCGCTGCTGCGCAACCCTGACAAGAGCAAGCTGTCGAAGCGCAAGAACCCGACCTCGGTGACCTTCTACGAGCGCATGGGCTTCATGCCCGAAGCCATGCTCAACTACCTGGGCCGCATGGGCTGGTCGATGCCGGACGAGCGCGAGAAGTTCTCGCTGGCGGAAATGGTCGAGCACTTCGACCTGTCGCGCATCTCCCTGGGTGGCCCGATCTTCGACATCGAGAAGCTCTCCTGGCTGAACGGCCAGTGGCTGCGTGAGCTGCCGGTGGAAGAGTTCGCCGCGCGCGTGCAGAAGTGGGCCTTCAACAGCGACTACATGATGAAGATCGCCCCGCACGTCCAGGGCCGGGTCGAGACCTTCAGCCAGGTCGCGCCGCTGGGTGGCTTCTTCTTCGAAGGCGCGCTCAAGCTCGATGCAAAATTGTTCGAGAGCAAGAAACTGTCGGCCGACCAGGTACGCCAGGTGATGCAACTGATCCTGTGGAAGCTGGAAAGCCTGCGCCAGTGGGAGAAGGACCGTATCACCGGCTGCATCCAGGCCGTGGTCGAGTCGCTGGAGCTCAAGTTGCGTGATGCCATGCCGCTGATGTTCGCCGCCATCACTGGCCAGGCCAGCTCGGTGTCGGTGCTCGACGCCATGGAAATCCTCGGCCCGGACCTGACCCGCTACCGCCTGCGCCAGGCCATCGATCTGCTCGGTGGTGTGTCGAAGAAGGAAAACAAGGAGTGGGAGAAGCTGCTGGCGAATATCGCCTGA
- a CDS encoding Hsp20 family protein — translation MTTAFSLAPLFRNSVGFDRFNDLFEAAARNEAGSSYPPYNVEKHGEDHYRIVVAAAGFQENDLDLQVEKGVLTVTGGKRETNGAAGVTYLHQGIAQRAFKLSFRLADHIEVKGAGLANGLLSIELLRVVPEEAKAKRIPINGDKPALN, via the coding sequence ATGACTACCGCTTTCTCTCTCGCACCACTTTTCCGCAATTCCGTGGGTTTCGACCGTTTCAACGACCTGTTCGAAGCCGCCGCCCGTAACGAGGCCGGTAGCAGCTACCCGCCCTACAACGTGGAAAAGCACGGTGAAGACCACTATCGCATCGTGGTTGCCGCAGCCGGCTTCCAGGAGAACGACCTCGACCTGCAGGTCGAGAAAGGCGTCCTGACCGTGACCGGCGGCAAGCGCGAAACCAACGGCGCGGCAGGGGTCACCTACCTGCATCAGGGCATTGCCCAGCGCGCCTTCAAGCTGTCGTTCCGCCTGGCCGACCATATCGAGGTCAAGGGCGCCGGCCTGGCCAACGGCTTGCTCAGCATCGAACTGCTGCGCGTAGTGCCGGAAGAGGCCAAGGCCAAGCGCATCCCGATCAATGGCGACAAGCCTGCGCTGAACTGA
- a CDS encoding acyl-CoA thioesterase, whose translation MSWDLAAPFVIDLRVGNEDIDGLGHANNAVYVTWLERCAWRHSQRLGLDLAEYRRLDRAMAVVRHEIDYLAAAYEDDELQLATWIIDWDQRLRMTRRFQLKRPSDGVTLLRAQTTFACIELSSGKPRRMPAEFLDGYGPALIGN comes from the coding sequence ATGAGCTGGGATCTGGCAGCACCATTCGTCATCGACCTGCGCGTCGGCAACGAGGATATCGATGGCCTCGGCCACGCCAACAATGCCGTGTATGTCACCTGGCTGGAGCGCTGCGCGTGGCGCCATTCGCAGCGCCTGGGGCTGGACCTGGCCGAGTACCGGCGCCTGGACCGCGCCATGGCGGTGGTCCGCCACGAGATCGACTATCTGGCCGCGGCCTATGAGGACGACGAGCTGCAACTGGCCACCTGGATCATCGATTGGGACCAGCGCCTGCGCATGACCCGTCGTTTCCAGCTCAAGCGCCCGAGCGATGGCGTCACGTTGCTGCGCGCGCAGACCACCTTCGCCTGCATCGAGCTGTCCAGCGGCAAGCCCCGGCGCATGCCGGCGGAATTCCTCGACGGTTATGGCCCGGCGCTGATCGGCAACTGA